From one Mytilus trossulus isolate FHL-02 chromosome 10, PNRI_Mtr1.1.1.hap1, whole genome shotgun sequence genomic stretch:
- the LOC134686579 gene encoding tenascin-like, which yields MKFVILCLALCVAVMGEQCRQTNDCHVTTCATNANLVCLHGECTCTTSSGATCTTADECRHDCHDRNAHCVDGRCHCRN from the exons ATGAAATTCGTCATTTTGTGCTTGGCTCTTTGTGTCG CCGTAATGGGAGAACAGTGCCGTCAAACGAATGACTGCCATGTTACAACGTGTGCTACAAATGCCAACCTCGTGTGCTTACATGGCGAATGTACCTGTACAACATCAAGTGGAGCCA cGTGCACGACCGCCGACGAATGCCGTCACGATTGCCATGACAGAAATGCCCACTGTGTCGACGGAAGGTGTCACTGCAGaaactaa